A window of Paraburkholderia bryophila contains these coding sequences:
- a CDS encoding response regulator has product MDFPGILVMRVLLVEDNPILSRSLTDALTGAKLTVDCMHDGESADHVLRTQDYALVILDIGLPKLDGLEVLRRLRARRNAVPVLMLTAHGSVEERVRGLDLGADDYLAKPFALTELEARARALLRRSHGQEPQRAQCGTLQYDSVDRGFTLGGEPLALTPRERSVLEVLILRNGRAINKDTLSEKIFGLDESVNADAIEIYVHRLRKKLEHSSVGIVTLRGLGYLLEARGA; this is encoded by the coding sequence ATGGATTTCCCTGGGATTCTGGTTATGCGTGTGCTGCTCGTCGAAGACAATCCGATCCTTTCCCGTTCGCTAACCGACGCGCTGACCGGCGCGAAACTCACCGTCGACTGCATGCACGACGGCGAATCCGCCGATCACGTCTTGCGCACGCAGGACTACGCGTTGGTGATTCTCGACATCGGCCTGCCCAAGCTGGACGGTCTCGAAGTGCTGCGGCGTCTGCGCGCACGGCGCAACGCAGTACCGGTATTAATGCTGACCGCGCATGGGTCGGTGGAGGAGCGCGTGCGCGGTCTCGACCTCGGCGCGGACGACTATCTGGCCAAACCGTTCGCGCTGACCGAACTCGAAGCACGCGCTCGTGCGCTGTTGCGCCGCAGTCATGGGCAGGAGCCGCAGCGCGCGCAATGCGGCACGCTGCAGTACGACAGCGTGGACCGCGGCTTCACGCTCGGCGGCGAGCCGCTGGCACTCACGCCGCGCGAGCGTTCGGTGCTGGAAGTGCTGATTCTGCGCAACGGTCGCGCGATCAATAAAGACACGCTGTCCGAGAAAATTTTCGGACTCGACGAATCCGTGAATGCGGATGCGATCGAGATTTACGTCCACCGTTTGCGTAAGAAACTCGAACACAGTTCGGTGGGCATCGTGACGCTGCGCGGACTGGGCTATCTGCTGGAAGCGCGGGGCGCATGA
- a CDS encoding ABC transporter substrate-binding protein → MAVAFAANPAWSAIPAGYPGDYQSTVDGAKKEGKLIVYSVTDTALVRPLIKDFESLYGIKVEYNDMNSTELYNRYISENAASSTSADVLWSSAMDLQVKLVNDGLMASYESPEAKHLPQWAQYQKQAYGTTYEPLAIVYNKRLVPAGDVPQTRADLIKLLQTKADQFKGKVTTYDIEKSGVGFNYLTQDARVNPQVTWDLVKAMGATGPKLQSSTGAMMERISSGENLIGYNILGSYALTKAKKDPSIGYVYPKDYTLVVSRLVTISKKAQSPNAAKLWVDYLLSQRGQTLLANQANLFSIRADVDGETSMAGLTKQLGDSLKPIPIGAGLLVYLDQSKRLEFLKQWQQSIKR, encoded by the coding sequence ATGGCTGTCGCATTCGCTGCAAACCCCGCGTGGTCGGCCATTCCGGCCGGTTATCCGGGCGACTATCAGAGCACCGTCGACGGCGCGAAGAAGGAAGGCAAACTGATCGTCTACTCGGTCACGGACACCGCGTTGGTACGTCCACTCATCAAGGATTTTGAAAGCCTGTACGGCATCAAGGTCGAGTACAACGACATGAACAGCACCGAGCTGTACAACCGCTATATCAGCGAAAACGCGGCCAGCAGCACCAGCGCCGACGTGCTGTGGAGCTCGGCCATGGACCTGCAGGTCAAGCTCGTCAATGACGGGCTGATGGCCTCGTACGAATCGCCCGAAGCGAAGCACTTGCCGCAATGGGCGCAATACCAGAAGCAGGCGTACGGCACCACGTATGAGCCGCTGGCGATCGTCTACAACAAGCGCCTCGTGCCGGCCGGCGACGTGCCGCAAACGCGCGCCGATCTGATCAAGCTGCTGCAAACCAAAGCCGATCAGTTCAAAGGCAAGGTCACGACTTACGACATCGAAAAGTCGGGTGTGGGTTTCAACTATCTGACGCAAGACGCGCGCGTGAACCCGCAGGTCACGTGGGATCTGGTGAAGGCCATGGGCGCCACCGGCCCGAAACTGCAGTCGAGCACCGGCGCGATGATGGAGCGCATCTCGTCGGGTGAAAACCTGATCGGCTACAACATTCTCGGGTCGTACGCGCTGACCAAGGCGAAGAAAGACCCGTCGATCGGCTACGTCTACCCGAAGGATTACACGCTGGTGGTCAGCCGCCTCGTGACGATTTCGAAGAAGGCGCAAAGCCCGAACGCCGCGAAGCTGTGGGTCGATTACCTCCTATCGCAACGCGGCCAGACGCTGCTGGCGAATCAGGCGAACCTGTTCTCGATTCGCGCGGACGTGGACGGCGAAACGTCCATGGCCGGCCTGACGAAGCAACTCGGCGATTCGCTCAAGCCGATCCCGATCGGCGCGGGCCTGCTGGTCTATCTCGACCAGTCCAAGCGCCTCGAATTCCTCAAGCAATGGCAACAGTCGATCAAGCGTTAA
- a CDS encoding sensor histidine kinase, translating to MKQPNLRVRVALWLLLPLLLLLAFDAWLTYQRAMNAAHDAFDRTLEFSLRSIRDGIRLRDGDIEVDLPYLALEMFESNGGGNIYYQIREEGGRVVTGYPDLPNPRKLPAEPYSVQFYDDEFRGRPLRIAMLRLPVHDVPSAQTRVVLVRVGETIEPRQALAREILIGSLQQEGLLVVLALGIVWLGVARGLRPLNRLSAKVAARAEDDPVPLDTVGLPSEVTPLVDSINQYIGRTRLMQSSRRRFFNDAAHQLKTPLAVIQAESELALRDLDGVEENANGNRRQGVHLRRLNGAVQQAVRIVQQLLSLSRLDADSGYTVKHAAVPLHKVARSVTLDWSPVARSRGIDLGFEQESRIDVMGQVDLLAELVGNLIDNAIRYSGDGAVITVRVATEGGQPLLQVIDNGPGVAVGEREAVFERFYRSEATQAVEGSGLGLSIVREIARVHGALIALTDADGGGLVVSVLFPVCER from the coding sequence ATGAAGCAGCCGAATCTGCGCGTGCGGGTCGCCCTGTGGTTGCTATTGCCGCTGCTTCTGCTGCTCGCGTTCGACGCATGGCTCACCTATCAACGCGCAATGAACGCCGCTCACGACGCGTTCGACCGCACGCTCGAATTTTCGCTGCGCTCGATTCGCGACGGCATCCGTCTGCGCGACGGCGACATCGAAGTGGACCTGCCGTATCTCGCACTGGAAATGTTCGAATCGAATGGCGGCGGCAACATCTACTATCAGATTCGCGAGGAGGGTGGCCGCGTGGTGACGGGTTATCCCGATCTGCCGAATCCGCGCAAACTGCCGGCTGAGCCCTACAGCGTGCAGTTTTACGACGACGAGTTTCGCGGCCGGCCGCTGCGCATCGCCATGCTCAGGCTGCCCGTGCACGATGTGCCGAGCGCGCAGACGCGGGTCGTGCTGGTGCGGGTCGGCGAAACGATCGAACCGCGCCAGGCGTTGGCGCGTGAGATTCTGATCGGCTCGTTGCAGCAGGAAGGTTTGCTGGTGGTGCTGGCGCTCGGCATCGTGTGGCTGGGTGTCGCGCGCGGCTTGCGGCCGCTGAATCGTCTGTCGGCGAAAGTCGCAGCGCGGGCCGAAGACGATCCGGTGCCGCTCGATACGGTCGGCTTGCCGAGTGAGGTGACGCCACTGGTCGATTCGATCAATCAGTACATCGGCCGTACTCGGTTGATGCAGTCGTCGCGCCGGCGCTTTTTCAACGACGCCGCGCATCAGTTGAAAACGCCGCTGGCCGTGATTCAGGCGGAGTCTGAACTGGCGCTGCGCGATCTCGATGGCGTCGAGGAAAACGCCAACGGTAATCGTCGGCAAGGCGTGCATTTGCGGCGTTTGAACGGCGCGGTGCAGCAAGCGGTGCGGATCGTCCAGCAGTTACTGTCGCTATCGCGGCTCGATGCGGACAGCGGCTATACGGTCAAGCATGCCGCGGTGCCGCTGCATAAAGTCGCGCGTAGCGTGACGCTCGACTGGTCGCCGGTGGCGCGTTCGCGAGGCATCGATCTGGGTTTCGAACAGGAGAGTCGGATCGACGTGATGGGCCAGGTCGATCTGCTCGCGGAACTGGTCGGCAATCTGATCGATAACGCGATCCGCTATTCAGGCGACGGCGCGGTGATTACCGTGCGGGTCGCGACCGAAGGCGGGCAGCCGTTGTTGCAGGTGATCGATAACGGGCCGGGCGTTGCGGTCGGCGAACGCGAGGCGGTGTTTGAGCGGTTCTATCGCAGCGAAGCGACGCAGGCGGTGGAAGGGAGCGGACTGGGTTTGTCGATCGTGCGGGAAATTGCGCGCGTGCATGGCGCGTTGATTGCATTGACCGATGCGGATGGCGGCGGGTTGGTGGTGAGTGTGCTGTTTCCGGTGTGTGAGCGGTGA
- a CDS encoding ANTAR domain-containing response regulator → MLRVLLVTDTDKPIGDLRDTLARLGYDMLAGTATPQALHRVVESERPDVIIIDTESPSRDTLEQLAVMNATAPRPVLMFSHDANQQLIRDAVGAGVTAYLVEGLATERLAPILEVALARFAQESQLRERLAQAENELAERKLIDRAKRLLMDQQNLTEPAAYANLRKRAMNQGVKLAEVARAIVASADLLK, encoded by the coding sequence ATGCTGCGTGTTCTCCTCGTCACCGATACCGATAAGCCCATAGGCGATCTGCGTGACACCCTCGCCCGGCTCGGCTACGACATGCTGGCCGGCACGGCGACGCCGCAGGCACTGCATCGCGTGGTGGAAAGCGAGCGGCCCGATGTGATCATCATCGACACGGAGTCCCCCTCGCGCGATACGCTCGAACAACTCGCGGTGATGAACGCCACCGCGCCGCGTCCGGTGCTGATGTTCAGCCACGACGCCAACCAGCAGTTGATCCGCGACGCGGTCGGCGCGGGCGTCACCGCGTATCTGGTCGAAGGCCTCGCCACCGAACGGCTCGCGCCGATCCTCGAAGTCGCGCTCGCACGCTTCGCGCAGGAATCGCAATTACGCGAGCGCCTCGCGCAAGCCGAAAACGAGTTGGCCGAACGCAAGCTGATCGATCGCGCCAAACGTCTGCTGATGGATCAGCAGAACCTCACCGAACCCGCCGCCTACGCCAACCTGCGCAAACGCGCGATGAATCAGGGCGTCAAACTCGCCGAGGTCGCGCGTGCGATCGTCGCGTCGGCCGACCTGCTCAAATGA
- a CDS encoding CmpA/NrtA family ABC transporter substrate-binding protein: protein MNSSSSLTAPSSSGQLEKTHLRLGFVALSDAAPLIAAKLLEFGHAHGLTLELCRQPSWAAVRDKLLSGDLDAAHALYGLVYGVQLGLGGPQTDMAVLMVLNRNGQAITLSNRLAAALAEHGTLPKALATLGRKPVFAQTFPTGTHAMWLYYWLASQGVDPLRDIDSVAIPPPQMVTALADDKLDGLCVGEPWNAQAEADGVGKTVAYSSEVWPDHPEKVLACRREFAVAHPNTARALVQTVLEACRWLDGAGHRDEIAHWLARPDYIGIDAALIAARLGDDIADSAPHGLPVRFFDDGAVNYPHAFEGAWFLTQFERWGMIDARADYDAIAARINQTQLYREAAARVNVAVPRDNVAPSVLIDGKVWGCDTRSDAYASSFPIRR from the coding sequence ATGAACTCTTCTTCCTCCCTCACCGCGCCGTCCTCGTCGGGTCAACTCGAGAAGACCCATTTGCGGCTCGGTTTCGTGGCACTGTCCGACGCCGCGCCGTTGATCGCCGCGAAGCTGCTCGAATTCGGTCACGCGCACGGGCTGACGCTTGAGCTATGCCGCCAGCCTTCGTGGGCCGCCGTGCGCGACAAGCTGCTGTCCGGCGATCTCGACGCGGCGCACGCGCTGTATGGGCTCGTCTACGGCGTGCAATTGGGTTTGGGTGGCCCGCAAACGGACATGGCCGTGCTGATGGTGCTCAACCGCAACGGCCAGGCGATCACGCTGTCGAACCGTCTCGCCGCCGCGCTCGCCGAGCATGGCACGCTGCCCAAAGCGCTGGCGACGCTCGGCCGCAAGCCCGTGTTCGCGCAGACCTTCCCGACCGGCACGCACGCAATGTGGTTGTACTACTGGCTCGCGTCGCAAGGGGTGGATCCGTTACGCGATATCGACAGCGTCGCAATTCCGCCGCCGCAAATGGTCACCGCATTGGCCGACGATAAACTCGACGGCCTGTGTGTCGGCGAGCCGTGGAACGCGCAGGCCGAAGCCGATGGCGTCGGTAAAACGGTGGCTTATTCGAGCGAGGTATGGCCCGATCATCCGGAGAAAGTGCTGGCCTGTCGGCGCGAGTTTGCCGTGGCGCATCCGAATACCGCTCGCGCGCTCGTGCAGACCGTGCTAGAAGCGTGCCGCTGGCTCGACGGCGCAGGGCATCGCGACGAGATCGCGCACTGGCTCGCGCGGCCTGATTACATTGGTATCGATGCGGCGTTGATTGCCGCGCGGCTGGGTGACGACATTGCAGATTCGGCGCCGCATGGCCTGCCGGTGCGTTTCTTCGATGACGGCGCGGTGAACTACCCGCATGCGTTCGAAGGCGCGTGGTTCCTCACGCAATTCGAGCGATGGGGCATGATCGACGCGCGCGCGGACTACGACGCGATCGCGGCGCGGATCAATCAGACGCAGTTGTATCGCGAGGCGGCTGCGCGTGTGAACGTCGCGGTGCCTCGCGACAATGTAGCGCCGAGCGTGTTGATCGACGGCAAGGTGTGGGGTTGTGACACGCGCTCCGACGCTTATGCGTCGAGTTTTCCGATTCGGCGTTGA